The window TACTAcaacagattttttattttaaaaggcattttcatACTCAAAATAGCTCTCAATTCAGTTTCCCAAAATAAATACCAAAGTAAGCAACAACCTGCATTGATATCACTATCAACGAATAGAAAGATCGACGGTTTTCCTGTCATTTAAGCAAAGCGGCACCTTCTTCCCGCTTAATTCTGTGAGCCATCCACGTAACAAATCTGTACATGAAAGGGACAATTGAgctaaaagaaacagaagtttgACAAAATCACAACTTACTTCAAAATGAGGCAAAATAGTGGCAATTAGTTGAAATATGCTCAAGTCGACACCACACGCAGGTGTAACGATGGCTAAGGAAAGGGTAAGACAACATCATAGGCGGCATCGTTTTTTGTGTCAAGGTTCATCAAAGCCAATGAACTCATGCCAAAATGAGTTTCATGGGTGGAATggatatgttaaataaattgttTCAGGAAAGAAGTAATCCACGCCAGTCAGCTGGactattgagagaaaaaaaaaaaaatgtcacaaatgGAGCTGAAGGATGACAAAATTTGGGTAATAAAAGAACTGCATGTGCATGCAAAACAGATGAAGGACTAGCTTGACAGAGATCTACTTACCGAGGATGGGACTGACTTTGCAAAGTTCTGGAAGccatttgttatttttcactAAAATCCAATGGAAGAAACGTTAGCAAAATTAATTCTGGCAGCAAAATGCAAGATGGACTGGCGTATAGATGGACTGGCATATGGGCAAaagaagatgaatgaataaaactcaCGCAATAATACACAAGGACATGAGGCAAAGACAGCGGCAGCTAGAATGGAAAGACAGGGCAAGTGGAAAGACCACCCAAATTAAGGAATTAGTGAATGAACACaactgacaaaagaaaaagatgagatttAGAGAattaaagagagggaaaaaatcacAGACGCGTAAAACGCTTGCTTtgttaaaatctaaaaataaaaaaaataaaataaaaacagtataatgAGTAGAATAAACAGGAAGGAGCATGATTGGTAGTAATTTGACAAACTGAGGTTTGTACCTATTGCACACAGTTGATTAGAGACAAAAAATATAGTTCTAAATCCTGAATCTGCAAACTCTTCCTCACTCTTCACGATACGTTGAGCAAGGATCACATCAAGTAAAATGAAAAGCCCGTGAGTTCTTGAAATATTTGGATACCTTGTGGTACCTGAATGACTACTGTACAAAGGCCTTAATGTGATCTTGGGCATTTTTCCTAGAAATAAGAAGTCCTGAGacaaaattcttaagaaatatataatcaggaactttctttcaaaaaaatgagaattctgAACGTGATGATGAAATATATCATCAGgaactttcctttaaaaaatgataattctgaaTGCGAAGATGCTTTCATTTACCTTAAATAATGCCAAATAGTGTCTGAATTTTCCAAGCACGTACTGGAATGTTGCTGATATCTACTGATGTATCTACCAACTATACAACgggtcatttttccttttataagttGAAGCCCTGAAGATATGgttaaagaaaagattatttatttgaactAGTAATAGTACAGGAGCAACACGTAACCATAAGTTTCACAAAACAGAAGCCCTTAATCGGGATGAATTGGGGAGGAATCACGGAccctttattccattttagaTATGTTAAAAGCAATTTggattttataatgaaaatcacACTCcagttttagtgtttttttttttttaaatgtatcactACACTGTTAGAGTATCATTATCTTCTGAAGGAGAAATATAGTGTTTTTAGTCCTTGCATTAGAAAAGACGCCACTATGGGGCATCTTAGCTTTAAGCCTTGCTGTTTAGCATAGTTCACAGACCAGCAGAATTCGCCTCACTCAGGAGCTTTTTAGGAATGGGATTTCCAGTCCATTCCACGTCCCCGAATCCGAATCCGAACCTGCTTTCAGACCGGATCCCCCAGGTGCACGATTCCTATGTCCATGGAAGTCTGAAAAGCACTAAATCGGCGTTCTATAAGCTGATCCACCGCATCTTAAAGTCTTACGAGAATGATCTTAAGCAATCTATTAAATGCTAGTGGAGATAAGGtcattaatgcaaaaaaaaaaaaaaaaaaaaaaccctctgactGTCAGGAATGGGCTGGACCTCTCCAAACCTGTCCATCCAGTGACTCCTTAGGGTAGTCTCTCTCGGGCACTGTCTCTCCAGGTCTCTGGGCACGAAAACCAGCCTCAGGCCAAGTAAACACCACGTTCAACACATTGGGTAGATGCGGAGCAAACCCACTTCTGAAGGGCCCTACGTGGGGCCTGGGGATCCCTCGAGCAGGGCCCCGAGCTCCCGAGCTCCCGGGGCGGCCGTGGGTCTCTAAGAGGGAACCCGCCGCGGTCCTAGGATCCTCAGGGAGAAGCTCCGCTTGCAAAGGGCGCGCTCGCGGATCTCCTGAGATGCACGTTCTTGCAAAGccggccctggggggggggggggggggagaataataatagaaataaagaagtgAGCCTCGGGCTTTGTGCAGctggcggcgcggcgcggcgggggccgGACGTCGGGCCTCGACCCCGGGGCAGCGCGCAGGGCAGGGCCTGCggcggggcctgcgggcgggGGCTGCCGGGGCCCCTCCCAGCGCCTGCCTCTCTCCACCCAGGTCGCCGCCCCCGCTCGGCGCGGCCGCGCAGCtgtcgggggcggggggacggggggggcggggggcacgcAGCctccaaaaaatattaaaaagacaaacatccCGCTTGGCAGCGGGAAGTTGAGCGCGCGAGTTCCGGGTCCCCCGCCGGCCGCAGCCCCGGgtgagcccccagcccccagcccagcccccgcccagccccagccccagccccagccccgcgcgCTCGCACACCGCGGCCCGGGCGGGTTCGGGtccggcccgcgccccgcgcgccccgagcAGCCGCCGGCAACGCCACTTGTGGAGTCGCTCCCGCGGCGCCCGTAACTTTGCAGCGAGCCCGGGAGAGGCCTGCTTTTATGCCGAAGCCAGCGGCCCGCGTGCGTGCAGAGAAGCGTCCGACTGCGGAGGCCCGGGCCGCCCCTTGCGATCGgtggggagcgggggcggggaggggggaagcagaagCAACGCCTTGCACCCCCCGCACACGCACCCCAACCCCTCGCCCTCGCCGTCGCCCTCCCCCGGAGCCTGCCTTGCAGATTGCAAAATTCACTGAAGCAGAACTGGTAGCTCGGGGGaggcagggagcttgcttttttttttttttttttttttctttttttttttctttctctttcctgcgCTCCCCAGGTGCGAGCCCTGCCGTCACCTGCAGGAGCTGCCCCCTTGCACCCCGTCGCACGCCCTTGCACCCCCTTGCACGCCGCGCCAGCTCGGCCTGCACCGCTCCGCTGCGGGGCGCGATGAACGTGGCCGCCAAGTACCGCCAGGCGTCCCTGTACGTGGGGGACCTGGACGCCGAGGTCACCGAGGACGCGCTGTTCAGGAAGTTCAGCGCCGCGGGGCCCGTGCTGTCCATCCGCGTGTGCCGGGACCTGCTGACCCGCCGCTCGCTGGGCTACGCCTACGTGAACTTCCTGCGGCTCGCGGACGCGCAGCGCGCCCTGGACACCATGAACTTCGACGTGCTGCGGGGCCGGCCGCTGCGGCTCATGTGGGCCCAGCGCGACGCGCACCTGCGCAGGTCGGGGGTGGGGAACGTGTTCATCAAGAACCTGGACCGCTCGGTGGACGACAAGGCCCTCTTCGAGCGCTTCTCGGCCTTCGGCAAGATCCTGTCGTCCAAGGTGGTGCGCGACGAGCGCGGGCCGCGGGGCTACGCGTTCGTGCACTTCCAGGAGCCGAGCGCGGCCGAGCGCGCCATCGAGCACATGAACGGGGCGCAGCTGCGCGGCTGCAGGCTCTTCGTCGGCCGCTTCCAGAGCCGCCAGGCCCGCCAGGCCGAGCTGCAGCTGCGCGCCCGCGCCGGCGACTTCACCAACCTGTACATCAAGAACTTCGGCGGCCGCATGGACGACGCCAGGCTCAGGGCCGTGTTCAGCGAGTACGGCAAGACCCTGAGCGTCAAGGTGATGACGGACGCGGGCGGCAGGTCCCGCGGCTTCGGCTTCGTGAGCTTCGAGAGCCCCGAGGCGGCCCGGCGGGCGGTGGAGGCCCTGAACGGCCGCAGGCTGGACGGGCAGCCGCTGTTCGTGGGCCGCGCGCAGCGCAAGGCGGAGCGCCAGGCCGAGCTGCGGCGCGCGTTCGAGCAGCGCCGGCGGGACGGGCCGCGGGACGGGCCGCGGGACGGGCCCCGGGACGGGCCCCCGGACGGGCCCCGCGGGGCGCAGGGCGCCGGGCTCTACGTCAAGAACCTGGACGACGCCGTGGACGAGGACGGGCTGCGCAGGGAGTTTGCCCGCTTCGGGGCCGTCAGCAGGGTCAAGATCATGCGGGAGGAAGGGCGGAGCAGGGGCTTCGGCCTCGTCTGCTTCGCCGCCGCCGAGGAGGCCGCCAGGGCCTTGGCCGAGATGAACGGCCGCGTGCTGGGCTCCAAGCCGCTGTCCATCGCCCTGGCCCAGAGGCCCTAGGACGGCGGGACGGGCCCAGGCGCCGCGCTCGCAGACGCGGGGCTTGTCGGCGCGGGGCCTTGCAGCCGCGGGGCCTTGCAGCCAAAGGCCTTGCGGCCGAAGAGCCTTTGCAGCCGCGGGGCCTTGCAGCCGCGGGGCCTTGCAGAGACGGGGGCTTGCAGCCAAACGCCTTGCAGCCGCAGGGCCTTGCAGCCGCAGGGCCTTGCAGACACGGGGGCTTGCAGCCGCAGGGCCTTGCAGCCACAGGGCCTTGCAACCGCAGGGGCTTGCAGCCAAAGGCCTTGCAGCCGAAGGGGCTTACAGCCGCAGGGCCTTACAGCCGCAGGGCCTTGCAGCCACAGGGCCTTGCAGCCGCAGGGCCTTGCAGCCAAACGCCTTGCAGCCGAAGGGCCTTTGCAGCTGAAGAGACTTGCAGCCGCAGGGGCTTGCAGCCGAATGGGCTTGCAGCCAAAGGCCTTGCAGCCAAAGGGCCTTGCAGCCGAAGGGCCTTGTAGCCAAAGGCCTTGCAGCCAAAGGCCTTGCAGCCAAAGGGCCTTGCAGCCAAAGGGCCTTGTAGCCAAAGGGCCTTGTAGCCAAAGGGCTTACATCCACAGGGCTTTGCAGCCACAGGGCCTTGCAGCCGCAGGGCTTGCGGTTGAAGGGGCTTGTAGCCGAAGGGCTTGCATCCACAGGGCTTTGCATCCACAGGGCCTTGCAGCCGCAGGGCCTTGCAGTCACAGGGGCTTACAGCCGCAGGGGCTTGTAGCCGCAGGGGCTTGCAGCCGCAGGGCCTTTGCAGCCGCAGGCCTGCACAGTGGCTGCTGTTCTCTGCCCCAGTTACCCCACAGAGGACCGCAAATCCCAGCAGAGGGCTGCTCAGGCCAGTAGACTTTGCGATAAGAGTTTTTGTAGACAAAGCTATTTTTCTCGTGTGGGGGGACAAAATATGAATCTTGCAAGCTGGATTCATTTGACAGAGGCACCCCTTCCAATTACAATATTGTCTCTGATTTTGATTTAGGATGCGTAGCAATAAGCataattagatatatttttattacgTTTTGAACCATCGGAAAGGAGGTAGTTGTTAGAGtttatgtcctattttttttttttaaagaagtgcaGCTGCATCTGGTTCCACTGGGGAATCGAACCCAGAAGCTTCTGCGTGTAAAGCAGACGTGATAACCACTGCACTGTGGAACCGCAAGCCCCTGTCTTCTTTCGTATTTGAATACTATTGCTAGCTTTAGTTTCTTCTGTGAAAACATGCTAAAAACCAGTTCTTAGGCCGAAGGATtgcaaagtaatttatttttccaaatagatATTTTCTAGGTTCTCGTCGgagctttttaaagaaaccaaaggTTTAAGATTTGCTAGTATAAATTCAATACCTAgttatattttgaattaatgtttaaaGTACTAGGAAAGAGTTGAATGCCTTTTGAATTTATATCCTGACATGATTGTTCTTCTGATGGCTGAAATTAATGGTGGAGGTTTTTAAGGTTTCCTACAAACCTGACTTCTAGGATATTTTGCTATTCTTTCCGTTGGCAGGCTGTCATCTATGTGCTTGCTAGTTATCAACATTAGGACTCGAATAGTAAAACCTGAACTTCTACATTCCTTAAGTCATAAATTTGTATCAATTAAGGTGACAAAAAGTTGGCCTGGTCTTAAATCTCTTCAAATCGATACAGGTTAGTATTAATGCCTTACGTTTCTTCCAGACACCAGTATTATAAAAGTCAAATATAGAGAATATAGAAATTCAGTTCAACAATTCTTTTTCGATCTCTATTTTATGTTCGATGTAATGATATTATCTCAGGGTTCAGAAGagtatgtttctttatttttatggacTCATGTCTCTTTTTATTAGAACATGAGATTTACATAACCCATTAAGTTTTGGCCTCGATTTATCAGAAGCTCGCTAAATTGATTTTCTGATAAATTGAAATTACATCAATTTGCCTGTTTTCTAGAATAACTTTTAATCCCATTTtcagatctctctttctctcttttccttgatctctattattcatctttgttttatactttttgaaaaagagggtttttttattttgatttttactgTGCGCTATTTGAAATCCACCTTGGAAACGGAGACAAGAGTTATTTATTTACgtttaaataattacttttaaaattctgttttaccAAAGGTGTCTGGAAAATAgctttgtggttgttgttgttgttgctgttttattttatttttttcttttactctgctTAGAGGTTTCCTGTAACCATATATTCAAATCTTCTGTTTCGTATATTACCAGTACAAAagctatattaaaatattttctttggcaaTACTTTAGCtatgaaagaatgagaaaatctgcttctatttatttttgtatgaacTACAGGTTTATTCATAGCACATTTTCTAAGTTAGAAGTCTCTTTGAGACAATGAAAAAATTACGGATCAAAAACTTACAGCAACGTATAATTCTATTATTCAGACAAAATCGTCTTTTTAAACGTGTTGCGTatcccctcaattttttttagaCATATACACATAGTAATTTAACAAAAGTGGAATCCTTATAACCTTATTACAGATTACTCTTTAAATTTTACAATATGCCATAGTCCACTTCCATATCCACAAATAATTATTTGCATTATCATTTTAATGAGTCTTATTCCTTCACTGTTTCTGTTTGTACTATAATGCATTTCCTCTTGATACACATAAAAGTTGTAGATGGTTTCCTAACCCCCCTCTTGTTTTCTTCTGTCATAAACAACTTGGAGATAAACATCCTTGCAAACTTATATATGCTGATATATCCAGTTACTTTCTGAAGAAAATCTGTAATTCGTTGGAATTAATGTTCAGAAGGGCAgcgatttttaaaataattttgataaattttgccCGAGTGCTCTCCAAAAAACGTGGtgccatttccatttccattacCAGTATGGAGGGCCGCCCATTTCCATATACTTCAAGAATCAGAAATTTTGTTTAAGCTGTTAGCCAATTCACAATGATAATGTAAAGCAAAACATTTCACGGtcactttttttattattattattactacaaaAGTTAAACAGCATTTCTCCtatttgttggccatctgtgtttTCATATTTGTGAACTGAATGTTTCATGATCTTAGTCTGTTTtccttttgggttgtttttttttttcatttgtatagaTTTGTTACATTGAACAAAATCTTAGACTTTTTTCTCCCGTATTCTCACTTTGTTTATAGTTTTGAGGGTCATTCCAAAGTTCAGTCTTTAAACTCAGAATTTCCAGTCTTTTACTTAGGTGGATTTAATGTTATGATTCAAAACACTTTGAGAACTCAAATATACACGCATGCAATTAATCTGTATCATCTTCAGTTACATCTAGAGCCTTATATTCTGAATAATTTCTAACAAGACTTTTGTCTTTGACAAAAGTATGTTGCCCACAACCTATAGTAAATCTCCTCAAAAGTATCTTAGTTTTCAAGCTTCATTAATATGTTTGGTAAATAACCTACCTACTGTAAGAATCTGTGTGAAACTCATATGCCAACTCTAATTCATTGGGCCTCGGAATCACTGCGTTAAGAAGTTTATACCTCAAAAACAGAGTTTTTAAGAAGAACGACAGGCCTGGGAAGTGTAGTAGGTGTGTCAAGCCTTGACATCTCTTTCTGGATAATCCAGTCTATCAAAGTGTCCAAATATTTGAACAATTTTTCATAATGCTCGTAAATGGATGATTAAGATAATATCAGGGAGCTGAGTTCTCTGCTGTGTACACAAGGGAATAATAGGACATAATATCAGATGTCTAGATGAATTGTAGCTGTAGCTTCATGACACCGTATTCTACCTTTTTAGTGgaaatagcttatttttaatatttaccataagaaatgacaaagtcagtttgcaaaaatatataatcctgtggattttcttgattcttttatttgaattttgctCATTCCCAATTTTGTGCGTGTGATAATATCAAGTCATCCTAGTTGGCAGTACAAGTTCACCCTTTGAAGAAAATTTAATCATTATGCCCAAGTGCCTTGATAAATAAGAAGAATCTTTGCTTTTCTGATAAGCATTCCAGTAAGAGCTAATTTACAAAGGTGCCTTGAGCCACTGCTTCTATTCTTGCCTTCCTCTACCCACACGCATTGCCAAGTTTGTTGCTGGCGTGCACAGCCAGTTCAATAAATGTGCCTTTCtaacatttacttaaaaatttcaaatttctaaatatttttaagtttgtaagTGAAAATCTGT is drawn from Vulpes vulpes isolate BD-2025 chromosome 4, VulVul3, whole genome shotgun sequence and contains these coding sequences:
- the LOC112931604 gene encoding polyadenylate-binding protein 4-like, with amino-acid sequence MPKPAARVRAEKRPTAEARAAPCDRWGAGAGRGEAEATPCTPRTRTPTPRPRRRPPPEPALQIAKFTEAELVARGRQGACFFFFFFFSFFFSFSFLRSPGASPAVTCRSCPLAPRRTPLHPLARRASSACTAPLRGAMNVAAKYRQASLYVGDLDAEVTEDALFRKFSAAGPVLSIRVCRDLLTRRSLGYAYVNFLRLADAQRALDTMNFDVLRGRPLRLMWAQRDAHLRRSGVGNVFIKNLDRSVDDKALFERFSAFGKILSSKVVRDERGPRGYAFVHFQEPSAAERAIEHMNGAQLRGCRLFVGRFQSRQARQAELQLRARAGDFTNLYIKNFGGRMDDARLRAVFSEYGKTLSVKVMTDAGGRSRGFGFVSFESPEAARRAVEALNGRRLDGQPLFVGRAQRKAERQAELRRAFEQRRRDGPRDGPRDGPRDGPPDGPRGAQGAGLYVKNLDDAVDEDGLRREFARFGAVSRVKIMREEGRSRGFGLVCFAAAEEAARALAEMNGRVLGSKPLSIALAQRP